The stretch of DNA GACAAATCGGATTTGCTGATTTTTTGCGTCTATGGTTATTCTTTCTTTAATGTTGAGGCCAACCGCACTCATTTCTCGTAAAAATCCGTCAGGATATGTCTCCAGAATTTTGGATTCCGTGACCTGTCTTATGGTTCGCTCCGGATGCTGAGCTTTGTCCAAAAGCAACCCCCATAGTTTTTCCTGCGAACAGTTGACTTTTTCTGAATGCGATATTACCAATGTTGTTCTGGTGTATTTTTGCTATTTATGGTTAGATTTGCATGATTTTGTTTTTAATCAGGTAGCTTATGCTGTTGACATATTCAGAATCAGAGATCTTGCCTTCTGTCCACCACTTTACTGGGTCTTTTACCCAAGAGGGAATCCGCATTCCTTGATATTGGATCTCTATTTCATCCACAAAGGCGTTTGTATCTGTGAGTTCTGCGCTCCACTGCGTCTTTTTGATCCTGTCCTGGAATTTCGCAAACAAGACTATGCCGGTTTTCTTGTCAATTACCTCTTGGTACTGCTTGGTTTTATCCCAAGCAATCACTGCATCTCTTTGCTGGTTTTTGTACGGAAAGACAACCTCGCTTATGGTCTGAATTTCGTGCTCGGATTGGATTGTCATGCCTAACTCCACTGGGATTTTGTGCACAAATCTATAGTATTGTTTTGTGTGGTCCACTAGGCCTTCCGAGTTGATATGAAAGCTGTCCAGTATTTTTTTGTCCTTGGTTATCTCCACGGAGGCTATTGCTATGATGCCTCCAGGCGTTCCAAAGGTGTGGGTCAGATTTGTTATACCATCTTCGTCTTTGATCGAATATCGGATGTAGTTGTTTTTTGCAACACAGATCTGGTCTTGCATGCAGATTTGCTGATCGGATTTACTGATCGGTACATCGATCATCTTAGAGTTTATCAGAAATCTAATTCCATATGAGAAAATGTTGTCGCGCTCTTTTCCTTGGTGCCAGCGTGTCGCATCGTCTTTGATCCACTGTGGGATTGCATCGGTGCGATCAAAACGATCGCGAACTGTCTTTTTTGTGATCGGCTCACCCAGCAATGCGATCAGTCGATCAGTTCTGTCCGGTTCTTCTGCAAACCAAGAAATGTCATTGTACAAAGTAAGGCAGCTTCGAACATTTGGATGGTGCATGTATCGCTCCAAGAACTTGGTCTTGCCAAGCGTTTCTAGTTCAGGGTATAAAGTCTCGCATTCCCGTATGGTTTTTGTGGGATCTGCAAATGCTAGCGGCATTCCAATTGCCAGAATAAAAATTCCTGCAAGCAATATTTTGTGCAATTTGTAAATTTGAAGTTGACTCGATATTAAGAGGGCGTAGAATTTATCCGTGAAATTTTAATATTATTTCAGATCGTATTCCGGCTTCCAGATTTTGACACCTGGCGGCGTGACGATAATTCGCTCCTCGCCAAGTCTTGCAATGTCCGCATTGAAGTTTTTTGCTTGGGTGTACAATTCTTCTACTAGCTTGCGGAGCTGCTCAACGTCTTTTTGCGCAAGTGGTGTTACTCGTAAAATCAGGATCATGTTTTTTTTCATGTCGTCTTTGATAGAGTGAATGTCGCTCTGATCACGAATTGTGATTGCCTTTAGATAAGTTGGGCTTTCTGTCTTTTGCATTATACAACAATACTGCTAGGTGATCCCTCAAAAAGCTTTTCGCAGAAAATTACGCACAAACGTACAGTTTTGTTCCTAGATTCTAAACTGGATATAGTCAGACTCGGATGCGCTTTTTGCAGAGATTTCTGAGATGGCATCACTATGCTGTATTGTAACAATGTTTTCAGAGTCTTTTGGTGCATCGGAATATCGTAGTGTCACTGCAGCACACAGGGGTTTGTGTTGCTCTAGATTTTCTCCACGCAGTATGGAGACTGGGCCCATATGATCACGAGCTACAAACAAAATATCATTTGGTAATGCGAGTGCTTTTATCACATCATTTTCGTCCTTGTTTCTTCCAACAATTAGTTTTGTTTTCTCATCCAGTCTGAAATGTCTGCCAATTTTTAGCAAGTCAATGTCATTTACAGTCGGATTCTCCACATGTGAGAACAAGTCTTTAGCTCGTAATCCAAATGCCGGATCAGTTAGCAGACAGCCTCCGCCTGCGTTTGGTGGATTTTCAATTCCAAATTCCTTTGCCATATCTAACTGAGTTCTTCTAGTTCTGCCGCGAATTTTGCCCATGTCTTCACGTTTTATCAGGCCCTTTTCTTCTGGGATTGTTTTCCCAAGAAGTCCAGCAGACAGTGGTCTAACAATTAGTCCTTCTAGGCCGGATTCCTTTTCTATTGTTTTTAGTGCAGGCCCGTGCTGACTCATTGGCCTTTGGCCCAAGACTTCGCCAGAAATGATAAACTCGGCGCCAA from Candidatus Nitrosotenuis aquarius encodes:
- a CDS encoding AtaL-like protein — encoded protein: MVISHSEKVNCSQEKLWGLLLDKAQHPERTIRQVTESKILETYPDGFLREMSAVGLNIKERITIDAKNQQIRFVLIDNEIFDGYFLNKIENKSGELVLTYTQDWKPKNPEVQDLDLQFLPVLKNAVLAMKKLAEQS
- the sepF gene encoding cell division protein SepF, with amino-acid sequence MQKTESPTYLKAITIRDQSDIHSIKDDMKKNMILILRVTPLAQKDVEQLRKLVEELYTQAKNFNADIARLGEERIIVTPPGVKIWKPEYDLK
- a CDS encoding DUF814 domain-containing protein → MRVLTHDGELIFVGTFVYWKTSFSSLEEKKKVVALLSGGLDSQLAVRMMQKQGFEVSAVAIKTPFCDFDCGRGCGFEIRERADALNVKLKTVYLGDEYIEMLKNPKYGFGAGMNPCIDCRSMMFKAAKQHMEEIGAEFIISGEVLGQRPMSQHGPALKTIEKESGLEGLIVRPLSAGLLGKTIPEEKGLIKREDMGKIRGRTRRTQLDMAKEFGIENPPNAGGGCLLTDPAFGLRAKDLFSHVENPTVNDIDLLKIGRHFRLDEKTKLIVGRNKDENDVIKALALPNDILFVARDHMGPVSILRGENLEQHKPLCAAVTLRYSDAPKDSENIVTIQHSDAISEISAKSASESDYIQFRI